A genome region from Musa acuminata AAA Group cultivar baxijiao chromosome BXJ3-5, Cavendish_Baxijiao_AAA, whole genome shotgun sequence includes the following:
- the LOC135637714 gene encoding transcription factor MYB20-like, with protein sequence MGRQPCCDKVGLKKGPWTAEEDKKLITFILTNGQCCWRAVPKLAGLLRCGKSCRLRWTNYLRPDLKRGLLSDDEEQMVIELHSQLGNRWSKIASHLPGRTDNEIKNHWNTHIKKKLRKMGIDPVTHKPLREEPCLHSSPQVPAEQVEGKNTTSTSATCSLSPSSSCFSEKAEEIQLPRMEWPESAYLYGLDELGGWDFTSDHLLLDSFSQCQRAALDQESWKFGLF encoded by the exons ATGGGGAGGCAGCCATGCTGTGATAAGGTGGGGTTGAAGAAGGGGCCATGGACAGCAGAGGAGGACAAGAAGCTGATCACCTTCATCCTCACCAATGGCCAGTGCTGCTGGAGAGCTGTGCCTAAGCTTGCAG GACTTCTGAGGTGTGGAAAGAGTTGCAGGCTACGATGGACAAACTACCTGAGGCCTGACCTGAAGAGAGGATTGCTGTCAGATGATGAGGAGCAGATGGTCATTGAGCTCCATTCTCAGCTTGGAaacag ATGGTCCAAGATCGCATCTCATCTCCCTGGTAGAactgacaacgagatcaagaaccacTGGAACACCCACATCAAGAAGAAGCTGAGGAAGATGGGAATCGATCCCGTGACACACAAGCCCCTACGTGAGGAGCCCTGCTTACACTCCTCTCCCCAGGTACCTGCGGAACAAGTGGAAGGGAAGAACACAACAAGCACCTCTGCCACATGCTCCCTTTCACCATCGTCATCATGCTTTTCTGAGAAAGCTGAGGAGATCCAGCTTCCACGCATGGAGTGGCCAGAATCTGCATACCTATATGGGTTGGACGAGTTGGGTGGATGGGATTTCACCTCTGATCACCTTCTCCTTGATTCTTTCAGCCAGTGTCAAAGAGCAGCCTTAGATCAGGAATCCTGGAAATTTGGGCTCTTCTAA
- the LOC103985453 gene encoding signal recognition particle 9 kDa protein → MVYIASWDEFAERSVQLFRADPHSSRYVMKYRHCDGKLVLKVTDNRECLKFKTDQAQDAKKMEKLTNIFFTLMVRGPDADISEASGKEQVEQVASKKGRGRRQ, encoded by the exons ATGGTTTACATCGCGTCCTGGGACGAGTTCGCGGAGAGATCGGTGCAGCTATTCCGCGCGGATCCCCATTCG TCGCGGTATGTGATGAAGTACAGGCACTGCGATGGAAAGCTGGTCCTCAAGGTCACCGACAATCGAGAG TGCCTAAAGTTCAAGACAGACCAGGCTCAGGATGCGAAAAAAATGGAGAAACTCACCAACATCTTTTTCACACTGATGGTTCGTGGCCCTGATG CTGACATATCAGAAGCATCAGGCAAGGAACAGGTCGAGCAGGTTGCATCCaagaaaggaagaggaaggaggcagTAA
- the LOC103985452 gene encoding protein indeterminate-domain 16-like produces MSVLSQSRITTYGTMLSSPPPPAPPPPGGSNGSSSKKKRRPAGTPDPDAEVVALSPRTLLESDRYVCEICQQGFQRDQNLQMHRRRHKVPWKLLKRDAAASEVRKRVFVCPETTCLHHDPRHALGDLVGIKKHFRRKHSSHRQWACAKCSKAYAVQSDYKAHLKTCGTRGHSCDCGRVFSRVESFIEHQDTCTAGQARAELQMNQAPACVSRMASNTTPSSWSGLGMPSPAAAVFLARLGHPPSSQPVRRCTENIELQLLPTSNNQHTTRPSSALSSPASEEAEVAKLQLSLGPADDHAPAKDAQAATARLKDEAMEHLKLAMAEKALADEARQQARRQLELAEHEIESAKRIRQQAQLELNRAHAIREHAVKQINAAMLQITCHACKQQFQQAKPAMASEANSFAISYMSSAVTEGDEENDEHNHQHKIPKL; encoded by the exons ATGTCGGTGTTATCTCAGTCAAGGATAACCACATACGGTACAATGTTAAGCTCTCCACCACCACCAGCTCCACCACCTCCCGGTGGCAGCAATGGAAGTAGCAGCAAGAAGAAGCGAAGGCCGGCGGGCACTCCAG ATCCGGACGCGGAGGTGGTGGCGTTGTCGCCGAGGACGCTGCTGGAGTCGGACCGGTACGTGTGCGAGATCTGCCAGCAGGGGTTCCAGCGGGACCAGAACCTGCAGATGCACCGGCGGCGGCACAAGGTGCCGTGGAAACTGCTGAAGCGGGACGCGGCGGCGTCGGAGGTGCGGAAGCGGGTGTTCGTGTGCCCGGAGACGACGTGTCTGCACCACGACCCGCGCCACGCCCTGGGCGACCTGGTCGGGATCAAGAAGCACTTCCGGCGCAAGCACAGCAGCCACCGACAGTGGGCGTGCGCCAAGTGCTCCAAGGCCTACGCGGTACAGTCCGACTACAAGGCCCACCTCAAGACCTGCGGCACCCGCGGCCACTCCTGCGACTGTGGCCGTGTCTTCTCCAG GGTGGAGAGCTTCATCGAGCATCAAGACACATGCACGGCCGGCCAAGCTAGGGCGGAGCTCCAGATGAACCAGGCGCCGGCATGCGTGTCTAGGATGGCTTCGAACACGACCCCATCGAGCTGGTCCGGCCTGGGAATGCCGAGTCCCGCGGCCGCCGTCTTTCTCGCCCGGCTGGGTCATCCTCCATCGTCGCAGCCCGTCCGACGCTGCACTGAGAACATTGAGCTCCAGCTCCTACCTACATCCAACAACCAGCATACGACCCGCCCTTCCTCTGCGTTATCTTCTCCTGCATCCGAGGAGGCCGAAGTCGCCAAATTGCAGCTCTCGCTCGGTCCCGCTGACGACCATGCGCCGGCCAAAGACGCACAGGCGGCTACCGCACGGCTCAAAGACGAGGCGATGGAACATCTAAAGCTCGCCATGGCCGAGAAGGCACTTGCCGACGAGGCGAGGCAGCAGGCTCGGCGACAGCTCGAACTAGCCGAGCACGAGATCGAGAGCGCTAAACGGATCAGGCAGCAAGCGCAGCTGGAGCTGAACCGAGCTCACGCCATCAGGGAGCACGCCGTGAAGCAGATCAACGCCGCGATGCTGCAAATCACTTGTCATGCCTGCAAGCAGCAGTTCCAGCAGGCAAAGCCCGCAATGGCCTCCGAGGCGAACTCTTTCGCCATCAGCTACATGTCGTCGGCGGTGACCGAGGGCGACGAGGAGAACGACGAACACAACCATCAACACAAGATCCCGAAATTATAG